In the genome of Gloeotrichia echinulata CP02, one region contains:
- a CDS encoding GDP-L-fucose synthase translates to MTALELKNKRIVVTGGAGFLGRQVVDHLLKAGADREKITIPRSRDYDLRVWENCQRAVDQQDIIIHLAAHVGGIGLNREKPAELFYDNLIMGTQLIHAAYQAGVEKFVCVGTICAYPKFTPVPFKEDDLWNGYPEETNAPYGVAKKALLVQLQSYRQQYGLNGIYLLPVNLYGPEDNFDTRSSHVIPALIRKVHEAQLRGDKQLPVWGDGSPTREFLYSEDAARGIVMGTELFNDSEPVNLGTGYEISIRDLINLIAELMEFEGEIIWETDKPNGQPRRCLDTERAKEAFGFTAQVSFEQGLKNTIEWYRQNAN, encoded by the coding sequence ATGACCGCCTTAGAACTGAAAAATAAAAGGATTGTCGTCACTGGTGGAGCGGGGTTCCTCGGTCGTCAGGTAGTAGATCATCTGTTGAAAGCTGGGGCTGACCGTGAGAAGATTACAATACCGCGATCGCGTGACTACGATCTGCGTGTTTGGGAAAATTGCCAGCGTGCAGTAGACCAGCAAGACATTATTATCCACCTAGCAGCGCACGTTGGTGGTATCGGTCTCAACCGCGAAAAACCAGCAGAGTTGTTCTACGATAACTTGATCATGGGCACCCAGCTAATTCATGCTGCCTATCAGGCTGGGGTAGAAAAATTTGTCTGTGTTGGCACTATCTGTGCATATCCCAAATTCACACCCGTACCATTCAAAGAAGATGACCTTTGGAATGGTTATCCAGAAGAAACCAATGCTCCCTATGGCGTTGCGAAGAAAGCACTTTTAGTTCAATTGCAATCTTACCGCCAGCAGTATGGCTTGAATGGGATTTACCTGCTACCAGTGAATTTATACGGGCCTGAAGATAACTTTGACACCAGAAGTTCTCATGTAATTCCGGCCTTAATTCGCAAAGTTCACGAAGCCCAACTCAGGGGAGATAAGCAACTCCCTGTTTGGGGTGATGGTAGTCCTACCCGCGAGTTTCTGTATTCAGAAGATGCAGCCCGGGGTATTGTTATGGGTACCGAATTATTCAATGATTCTGAACCTGTTAACTTGGGAACCGGTTACGAAATCTCTATCCGTGACTTGATTAATCTCATAGCTGAGTTAATGGAGTTTGAGGGAGAAATTATTTGGGAAACTGACAAACCTAATGGTCAACCCCGCCGTTGTTTAGATACTGAACGGGCAAAGGAAGCCTTTGGTTTCACTGCTCAAGTAAGCTTCGAGCAAGGGCTAAAGAATACCATAGAGTGGTATCGTCAAAACGCTAATTAA
- a CDS encoding NAD-dependent epimerase/dehydratase family protein: MRILIMGGTRFIGVYLTQLLVEQGHEVVLFNRGNRPAPLLHLVGQIIGDRTDPTQLKEKLSQQKFDVIFDNNGRELTDTQPLAEIFQDRVQHFVYMSSAGVYLKSDQLPHVEGDTVDPKSRHKGKHETEAYLTQLGLPFTSIRPTYIYGPRNYNDLESWFFDRIVRDRPIPIPGNGLHITQLGHVQDLARAMSLVVGNQQAVGQIYNISGDRFVTFDGLARACVQAAGKSPDAVKIVHYDPKKFDFGKRKGFPLRVQHFFASVNKAQTELGWLPEYDLISGLTDSFNNDYLATGRDKSEVDFSVDEEILQVF; this comes from the coding sequence ATGCGAATTTTGATCATGGGTGGCACTCGGTTCATTGGTGTTTATCTCACTCAACTGCTGGTGGAACAAGGACATGAGGTGGTACTATTCAATCGTGGTAATCGTCCAGCACCTTTGTTGCACTTGGTTGGACAAATTATAGGCGATCGCACTGACCCTACCCAGTTAAAGGAAAAGTTATCACAACAAAAATTTGATGTCATTTTTGACAATAATGGACGGGAACTTACTGATACTCAACCACTGGCAGAAATTTTTCAAGACCGTGTGCAACATTTTGTATATATGAGTTCAGCGGGGGTGTATCTCAAGTCAGACCAACTACCCCATGTAGAAGGCGATACTGTAGACCCGAAAAGTCGCCACAAAGGGAAGCATGAAACGGAAGCTTATCTGACCCAATTGGGATTGCCCTTTACCTCCATTCGTCCCACATACATTTATGGGCCTCGTAACTATAATGATTTAGAAAGCTGGTTTTTTGACAGAATCGTCCGCGATCGCCCTATTCCCATCCCTGGTAACGGTTTGCATATCACTCAGCTAGGTCACGTCCAAGACTTGGCCAGGGCGATGTCTCTGGTTGTCGGCAATCAGCAGGCAGTAGGTCAGATTTACAATATCTCTGGCGATCGCTTTGTCACTTTTGATGGTTTAGCTCGTGCTTGTGTACAAGCCGCAGGTAAATCACCCGATGCTGTGAAAATCGTCCATTACGACCCGAAAAAGTTTGATTTCGGTAAACGTAAAGGTTTTCCTCTGCGGGTGCAGCATTTCTTCGCATCCGTGAATAAGGCGCAAACAGAATTGGGCTGGTTACCTGAGTATGATTTAATTTCTGGCTTGACTGACTCATTTAACAATGATTATCTGGCAACTGGGCGAGATAAAAGCGAGGTAGATTTCTCCGTGGATGAAGAAATTTTACAAGTTTTTTAA
- the rfbB gene encoding dTDP-glucose 4,6-dehydratase: MATVLVTGGAGFIGANFILLARKEKWANVVNLDKLTYASNLQNLAELQEDSNHNFVQGDIGNVELVSYLLEQYQPDAIINFAAESHVDRSILSPRDFIDTNVVGTFQLLEATRFYWQKLSSSRQQQFRFLHVSTDEVYGSLNPQEPAFREDTPYAPNSPYAASKAASDHFVRAYYHTYGLPTLTTNCSNNYGPYQFPEKLIPLIILNALDSKNLPIYGDGQNVRDWLYVTDHCEAIYLVLQQGKIGETYNIGGLNEQANLTVVEKICAILDELAPKSDFRHSSLITFVKDRPGHDRRYAIDCTKINRDLGWEPKENFDSGLLKTVQWYLTNSDWVNLVRSGAYQNWLKQNYENRKS, encoded by the coding sequence ATGGCTACAGTATTGGTAACAGGAGGCGCAGGATTCATCGGGGCTAATTTTATCCTTCTGGCTAGGAAGGAAAAATGGGCTAATGTCGTGAATCTAGATAAATTGACTTATGCCAGTAACCTACAAAATTTAGCAGAACTGCAAGAAGATTCAAACCATAATTTTGTGCAAGGAGATATTGGTAACGTAGAGTTAGTCAGTTATCTATTAGAGCAGTATCAGCCGGATGCAATTATTAATTTTGCGGCAGAAAGTCATGTTGACCGTTCAATTCTCAGTCCCCGTGACTTTATCGATACTAATGTAGTGGGAACATTTCAATTACTAGAAGCAACCAGATTCTACTGGCAAAAACTATCATCATCAAGACAACAGCAATTTCGCTTTTTGCATGTCTCTACAGATGAAGTCTACGGTTCACTCAATCCCCAAGAACCAGCCTTTCGAGAAGATACTCCCTATGCACCCAATAGTCCCTATGCAGCATCCAAAGCTGCATCTGATCATTTTGTCCGAGCATACTATCACACCTATGGACTGCCAACTTTAACAACCAATTGCTCCAATAACTATGGACCTTATCAATTTCCTGAAAAATTAATTCCTTTAATCATTCTCAATGCTTTAGATAGTAAAAATCTACCTATATATGGAGATGGTCAAAATGTCCGTGATTGGCTTTATGTTACCGACCACTGCGAGGCTATTTACCTCGTTCTCCAACAAGGCAAAATTGGGGAAACTTATAATATTGGTGGACTAAACGAACAAGCTAACTTGACAGTTGTGGAAAAAATTTGTGCGATTCTTGATGAGTTAGCCCCTAAATCAGACTTTCGCCACTCTTCTTTAATAACTTTTGTCAAAGACCGTCCAGGCCATGACAGAAGATATGCAATTGATTGTACTAAAATCAACCGCGATTTAGGTTGGGAACCAAAAGAAAACTTTGACAGCGGTTTACTCAAAACAGTTCAATGGTATCTCACTAACTCTGATTGGGTAAATCTGGTGCGTTCAGGAGCTTATCAAAACTGGCTGAAACAAAATTATGAAAATAGAAAATCATAG
- the gmd gene encoding GDP-mannose 4,6-dehydratase yields the protein MTEHKRALITGITGQDGSYLSELLLEQGYEVHGIIRRTSTFNTDRIDHMYEDPHKEGVRLFLHYGDLTDGTTLRRILEEVQPTEIYNLGAQSHVRVSFDSPEYTVDAVGMGTLRLLEAIRDYQRRTGIEVRFYQAGSSEMYGLVQAVPQSETTPFYPRSPYACAKVYAHWQTVNYRESYNLFACNGILFNHESPRRGETFVTRKITRAIAQIVVGKQKKLYMGNLDAKRDWGYAKDYVRAMWLMLQQDQPDDYVIATGETHSVREFLELAFNHVNLNWEDYVEFDERYLRPAEVELLIGDSTKAQQKLGWKPAVTFEGLVALMVEADLQAFGCANPNGNGSPVVQDIATVRQQLGALHF from the coding sequence ATGACGGAACACAAGCGAGCGTTGATTACTGGTATTACCGGTCAAGATGGTTCATATTTGAGTGAGTTATTGCTAGAGCAAGGCTATGAAGTTCATGGTATCATTCGCCGGACTTCCACCTTTAACACAGACCGCATCGATCACATGTATGAAGATCCCCATAAAGAGGGAGTGCGGTTGTTTCTTCACTATGGCGACTTGACGGATGGTACAACGCTACGCCGGATTTTAGAAGAAGTGCAGCCAACAGAAATTTATAACTTGGGCGCTCAATCTCATGTTAGGGTCAGCTTTGATTCACCGGAATATACGGTGGATGCAGTTGGTATGGGAACGCTGCGTTTGTTAGAAGCAATTCGGGACTACCAACGGCGTACCGGAATTGAGGTGCGCTTCTACCAAGCAGGTTCTTCGGAAATGTATGGTTTAGTACAAGCAGTACCCCAGAGCGAGACCACGCCCTTTTATCCCCGTAGCCCTTATGCTTGTGCCAAAGTTTATGCCCACTGGCAAACGGTGAATTACCGCGAGTCTTATAATTTGTTTGCTTGTAATGGCATACTTTTTAACCATGAATCACCCAGACGCGGTGAAACCTTTGTGACACGCAAAATTACCAGAGCGATCGCGCAAATCGTTGTTGGTAAGCAGAAAAAACTTTACATGGGTAATCTTGATGCCAAACGGGATTGGGGCTACGCCAAGGATTACGTGCGGGCAATGTGGTTAATGTTGCAGCAAGACCAGCCAGATGATTACGTGATTGCTACTGGTGAAACTCACTCAGTAAGAGAGTTTCTGGAACTGGCATTTAATCATGTCAATCTGAATTGGGAAGATTATGTCGAATTTGATGAGCGCTATCTTCGCCCAGCTGAAGTAGAGTTGCTAATTGGCGATTCTACCAAAGCACAACAAAAGCTAGGTTGGAAACCTGCTGTTACCTTTGAGGGACTTGTCGCTTTGATGGTGGAAGCAGACTTGCAAGCATTCGGTTGCGCTAACCCGAATGGAAATGGTTCGCCCGTGGTCCAAGATATTGCGACTGTTCGTCAACAACTGGGCGCTCTTCACTTCTGA
- a CDS encoding oligosaccharide flippase family protein, producing the protein MTVSNSKKIVKASLWITVSFGMGKVAQLIAQAILARLLSPEDFGIWAMVLVLSNFSLLFRDTTIAQVLVQRGLDDSKLVNIVYSIGVNVSIILFFIQVLAGFPLSYFFNKPILCPLTALSAFVFLIGAGAGSHTAILQRKMKFKELAICDMLANFSRVSSLVISSMLGWGFWSFAIGEIAMALVDSLLKQFFSQYEFKYLFHLEKSKVNEIKEFIFGVLGSKIAVQLNITGDNLIVGKLLGTQSLGYYSVAYQLATTPAFAFSQINNRVIFSAISQTSEGSKEPKIKKVIEYYAITAGLIYGLAFTLTPELITLVYGNTWKQSIPICQTILIYSYMAGFMSILGAYLLSINKSLDIARIDWFIVPFSLTSYVIGANIAGIQGVAIAVTSVMGFAASTWYLIAACRSSGANIKSFLNSAFIPTISIAIVMITIHIIPGIHNANIYLKVLILLGAYIAMLTLVSKGRLPFSLIKFMFHESWFNI; encoded by the coding sequence ATGACTGTAAGCAACTCAAAAAAGATAGTTAAAGCTAGTCTCTGGATAACTGTTAGCTTTGGTATGGGAAAAGTAGCTCAGTTAATTGCTCAAGCTATTTTGGCTCGCTTGTTGTCGCCTGAAGACTTTGGAATTTGGGCAATGGTTCTAGTCTTATCAAATTTCTCACTTCTGTTTAGAGATACTACTATTGCCCAAGTCCTAGTACAAAGAGGTTTGGATGATTCTAAACTAGTTAACATTGTCTACAGCATAGGAGTCAATGTTTCTATAATTTTGTTTTTCATCCAAGTTTTAGCAGGATTCCCTCTTTCCTACTTTTTTAACAAGCCAATTTTATGCCCTTTAACGGCACTTTCAGCTTTTGTCTTCCTAATTGGAGCAGGTGCAGGTTCTCATACGGCAATACTACAACGAAAAATGAAGTTTAAAGAGCTAGCTATTTGTGATATGCTTGCTAATTTTTCACGAGTATCTAGCTTGGTTATTAGCTCAATGTTGGGATGGGGATTTTGGTCATTTGCAATTGGAGAAATAGCGATGGCTTTGGTAGATTCGTTGTTAAAACAGTTTTTTAGTCAGTATGAATTTAAATACCTTTTTCATCTAGAAAAATCTAAAGTTAATGAAATAAAAGAGTTTATTTTTGGGGTTTTAGGAAGTAAGATAGCTGTTCAACTCAATATAACAGGAGATAACTTAATTGTTGGCAAGCTTTTAGGAACTCAATCTCTTGGCTACTATAGTGTTGCTTATCAACTAGCTACCACACCAGCATTTGCATTTTCTCAGATTAATAATCGTGTTATTTTCTCTGCTATCTCACAAACGAGCGAGGGGAGCAAAGAACCTAAAATTAAAAAAGTTATCGAATATTATGCTATTACTGCTGGTTTAATATATGGGTTAGCATTTACTTTAACGCCAGAACTAATTACACTTGTTTACGGCAATACTTGGAAGCAATCTATTCCTATATGTCAAACTATACTGATCTATTCTTATATGGCAGGATTTATGTCAATCCTTGGTGCCTATCTGTTATCCATCAATAAATCTCTAGACATTGCGCGAATCGATTGGTTCATCGTACCGTTTTCTCTAACTTCTTACGTCATTGGTGCTAACATAGCAGGCATACAAGGCGTTGCCATTGCCGTTACATCGGTTATGGGTTTTGCGGCTTCAACCTGGTATTTAATAGCTGCTTGTCGTAGCTCAGGAGCAAATATAAAATCATTTTTAAATTCAGCATTTATTCCGACTATATCTATAGCAATAGTTATGATTACAATACATATAATCCCTGGTATTCACAATGCAAATATTTATCTAAAGGTCTTAATTTTACTAGGTGCTTATATAGCAATGCTTACTTTAGTTTCTAAGGGTCGTTTACCTTTTAGTTTAATCAAATTTATGTTTCATGAAAGCTGGTTTAATATCTAA
- a CDS encoding calcium-binding protein encodes MNPIIGTPGPDIITGTSVHDDIKGLAGNDTIRGLGGNDTIRGGDDNDIIRGGDGNDLINGGNGNDELNGGKGNDDLRGSAGDDLLIGEAGDDFLYGEAGNDRLYGGAGKDNLSGGAGNDILSGGADNDILTGGAGNDRLAGGTGNDIFRFNATTDGVDRIVDFTAGQDKLQLSGIFKPLGITNFASAISGGYLEVVQLGTSTTLKVDIDGSAGAGSFTTLATLDSTTVAAVNQASNFIF; translated from the coding sequence ATGAATCCTATCATCGGTACACCCGGTCCTGATATTATTACAGGCACTTCTGTTCACGACGATATCAAAGGTCTTGCTGGTAATGACACCATCAGAGGTCTTGGTGGTAATGACACCATCAGAGGCGGAGATGATAATGACATCATCAGAGGCGGAGATGGTAACGATCTAATTAATGGTGGAAATGGTAATGACGAATTAAATGGCGGAAAAGGAAATGATGATTTGAGAGGATCTGCAGGGGATGATCTGCTAATAGGCGAAGCGGGAGATGACTTTCTCTATGGTGAGGCTGGTAACGATCGCTTGTACGGTGGCGCAGGTAAGGATAACCTCTCCGGTGGCGCAGGTAACGACATCCTCTCCGGTGGCGCAGATAACGACATCCTGACCGGTGGCGCTGGTAATGACCGATTAGCTGGTGGTACTGGTAACGATATCTTCAGATTCAACGCTACTACCGATGGCGTTGATCGGATTGTTGACTTTACTGCTGGTCAAGATAAGCTGCAATTGTCGGGTATATTCAAACCACTGGGGATTACCAACTTTGCAAGTGCGATCAGCGGTGGCTACCTGGAGGTAGTACAGCTAGGTACAAGCACTACATTGAAAGTTGATATCGATGGTAGTGCTGGTGCTGGTAGTTTCACCACATTGGCTACTCTCGACAGCACCACTGTAGCTGCCGTGAATCAAGCTAGCAACTTTATATTCTAA
- a CDS encoding sugar transferase, with the protein MTAQSSLLSGKRSRTFLKRDQQKKTPNFKPKGLSFQGLNGEFAKRLFDIVFSLSVLILFFPVYLILALLIAFSSKGPIFYVQERVGKNYKRFNCIKFRTMVTNADEILMQMMETSPELRQEFETSFKLKKDPRITKIGRFLRITSLDEFPQFWNVLIGDMSVVGPRPLVAAELPKYGCHIDQILTIRPGITGLWQVSGRNDIPYPRRVQIDLHYVKFRNFWLDLWIILKTVDVVIMPKNNGAY; encoded by the coding sequence ATGACTGCCCAGAGCTCACTCCTCTCCGGCAAGCGATCGCGTACTTTCTTAAAACGTGATCAACAGAAAAAGACCCCTAATTTCAAACCCAAGGGTTTGTCTTTTCAGGGTTTAAACGGAGAGTTTGCCAAGCGACTGTTCGATATTGTGTTTTCTCTGTCGGTGTTGATATTGTTTTTCCCCGTTTACTTAATTTTGGCCTTGCTGATTGCTTTTAGCTCAAAAGGCCCAATTTTTTATGTCCAAGAACGGGTGGGTAAAAACTACAAGCGTTTTAATTGTATTAAATTCCGGACGATGGTGACCAATGCCGATGAAATTCTCATGCAAATGATGGAAACATCTCCTGAACTGCGGCAAGAATTTGAGACCAGTTTTAAGCTCAAAAAAGACCCGCGGATTACGAAAATTGGGCGCTTTTTGCGAATTACCAGTTTGGACGAATTTCCCCAGTTCTGGAACGTTTTAATTGGTGACATGAGTGTTGTCGGTCCGCGACCCTTAGTCGCGGCAGAACTGCCAAAATACGGTTGTCACATTGACCAGATTTTAACCATTCGTCCGGGAATCACTGGATTATGGCAAGTTTCTGGCCGCAATGACATTCCCTATCCGCGTCGAGTCCAAATAGACCTGCATTATGTCAAATTTAGAAATTTTTGGCTTGATTTATGGATTATCTTGAAAACGGTGGATGTAGTCATTATGCCCAAAAATAACGGGGCATACTGA
- a CDS encoding glycosyltransferase family 4 protein, which yields MNQKYHALSITNQFLGHRTYGQLLRDYFKNSNSPGSVDFYWFMDECKNLQWLLTRPFYRKFPNSWIQQRNLDVQCLRSELISAYITKSLIKKNLYKKPYTVMHLHTQVMALLALEYMKKIPTVVSIDFTAALVSREMSDSRFQWTYAPNILIEQRVFHAASRIISWSELAKKSVVEDYGIHEDKVIVIPPGVNLSILDVDNNFRSHNSQACNILFVGGDFTRKGGHDLLSVFLESLSDSATLHLVTKATIECSHPQVRVYNNITAYSPEWKALYQQADIFVMPSYSEGLPQVFMEAMGFGLPVVATNLPQIEEVIIDGVTGFMIPPGNRHELAQRLKTLIENPTLRLEMGIKGKQVAQIKFDINKNFFLIESLFQAISKL from the coding sequence ATGAACCAAAAGTATCACGCTTTATCAATTACTAATCAGTTTCTTGGACATCGCACATATGGTCAGTTATTGAGAGATTACTTCAAAAACTCAAATTCCCCTGGTTCAGTAGATTTCTACTGGTTTATGGATGAGTGTAAAAATTTACAATGGCTGCTCACTAGACCCTTTTATCGCAAGTTCCCGAACTCTTGGATTCAACAACGGAATCTAGATGTTCAATGTCTTCGTTCTGAACTTATATCAGCCTATATTACTAAGTCTTTGATCAAAAAAAACTTATATAAAAAACCATATACAGTCATGCACTTACACACTCAAGTTATGGCGCTCTTAGCCCTAGAGTACATGAAAAAAATCCCTACTGTTGTTAGTATTGACTTTACCGCTGCACTCGTATCTAGAGAAATGTCTGATAGTCGCTTTCAGTGGACTTATGCTCCTAATATTTTAATAGAGCAAAGAGTTTTTCATGCTGCATCGCGAATTATTTCCTGGTCAGAGTTAGCTAAAAAATCTGTTGTTGAAGATTATGGTATTCATGAAGACAAAGTTATAGTAATTCCTCCCGGAGTTAATTTAAGTATCTTGGATGTTGATAATAATTTTAGATCACACAATTCTCAAGCTTGTAATATCCTCTTTGTCGGTGGAGACTTTACAAGAAAAGGAGGTCATGATTTGTTATCAGTCTTTCTAGAAAGTCTTTCAGATTCAGCAACTCTTCATTTAGTTACTAAAGCAACCATAGAATGTAGTCACCCTCAAGTTCGAGTTTATAATAATATCACTGCCTACTCCCCAGAATGGAAAGCCCTTTATCAGCAGGCAGACATTTTTGTAATGCCTAGTTATAGTGAAGGATTACCTCAAGTTTTCATGGAAGCAATGGGATTTGGGCTTCCAGTAGTTGCAACAAATCTACCTCAGATCGAAGAGGTTATTATTGATGGGGTAACAGGTTTTATGATTCCTCCTGGTAATCGACATGAATTAGCACAACGGCTTAAAACTCTGATTGAAAATCCTACCTTAAGACTTGAAATGGGCATAAAAGGTAAGCAAGTTGCTCAGATAAAATTTGATATTAATAAAAACTTTTTCCTTATAGAAAGCCTGTTTCAAGCAATTTCAAAGTTATAG
- a CDS encoding class I SAM-dependent methyltransferase, with the protein MSKVESTTGFSALMLKVIRRCVQAFEYWDTKGYEAEKYWHDRHSKYQFNLKGVGNAALSQEENEQMYLEAKEVFLSVCHEMEIDFTKICILDIGCGTGFYTKIFHENGCKNYLGIDITNVLFGKLTQDFQGFKFQKLDISEQSLNDSFDLIIMIDVTQHITNPDKFSFAMQSIKSSLADNGIFIVTSWLNENARQCFYEVSRSLKDYQKEFPDYSFSKPIPFRDKFIFTIRNKK; encoded by the coding sequence ATGAGCAAAGTAGAATCAACAACTGGTTTTAGTGCATTGATGCTAAAAGTAATTCGTAGATGCGTACAGGCTTTTGAATACTGGGATACTAAAGGTTATGAAGCAGAAAAATACTGGCATGATAGGCATTCAAAATATCAATTCAATTTGAAGGGAGTTGGCAATGCAGCATTATCTCAAGAAGAGAATGAGCAGATGTATCTTGAAGCAAAAGAGGTTTTCCTTTCGGTTTGTCATGAAATGGAAATTGACTTCACTAAAATTTGCATACTAGATATAGGTTGTGGTACTGGATTTTACACAAAGATTTTTCATGAAAATGGATGCAAAAACTATTTAGGAATTGATATTACAAATGTTTTATTTGGAAAACTCACCCAAGACTTTCAAGGATTTAAATTCCAGAAATTAGATATTTCTGAACAAAGCTTAAATGATAGCTTTGATTTAATTATCATGATTGATGTGACACAACATATTACCAATCCTGATAAATTTTCTTTTGCTATGCAAAGCATAAAATCTTCTCTAGCCGACAATGGTATTTTTATTGTCACTTCATGGCTTAATGAAAATGCCCGTCAATGTTTCTATGAAGTTTCTCGCTCTCTGAAGGATTATCAAAAAGAATTCCCTGATTATAGCTTTAGTAAACCAATTCCCTTTAGAGATAAATTTATCTTTACGATCCGAAATAAAAAATGA
- a CDS encoding glycosyltransferase — protein MPLKYALVHEWLTPIATGGSELVVREILNHLDADLYALIDFESSNPESYLYKRQIGTTFLQRFPYARQGVQKYLPLLPLAIEQLDLRQYEVILSSSHAVAKGILTTPDQIHICYCHSPMRYAWDLTFDYLRQSKVGSGVAGWISRYLLHRLRQWDVLSANRVDYFIANSQHTARRIWRCYRRTATVIYPPVNTEALPFSPHKEDFYLTVSRLVSYKQVSLIVKAFNHLQKPLVVIGTGPQMKHIRQIANHNIQILGWQPDEVVKKYMAQAKAFVYAACEDFGIALVEAQACGTPVIAYGAGGALETVRDISTCVDTGTGIFFRVQTEAALVETVEKFEMYQSAFNPELVRDHARQFSAQMFAAQYLDFLDQCNKHRPSLA, from the coding sequence GTGCCCTTGAAATATGCTCTGGTTCATGAGTGGCTGACTCCTATTGCCACTGGCGGTTCAGAACTAGTTGTGCGGGAAATTCTGAATCATCTTGACGCTGATTTGTATGCCCTCATTGACTTTGAATCCAGTAACCCTGAAAGTTATCTTTACAAACGTCAGATTGGTACAACGTTTCTGCAGCGCTTTCCCTATGCACGCCAAGGTGTACAAAAGTACTTGCCTTTGTTGCCATTGGCGATTGAACAACTCGATTTGCGCCAGTATGAGGTGATTCTCTCTTCCTCTCATGCTGTAGCTAAAGGAATTCTGACCACTCCCGATCAGATACATATTTGTTACTGTCACAGCCCCATGCGTTATGCCTGGGACTTAACCTTTGATTATCTGCGCCAAAGTAAGGTGGGGAGTGGAGTAGCTGGGTGGATATCCCGTTATTTACTGCATCGTTTACGCCAGTGGGATGTATTGAGTGCAAATCGCGTTGATTACTTTATTGCTAATTCACAGCATACAGCTCGTCGGATTTGGCGCTGCTATCGGCGAACCGCAACCGTTATTTACCCACCAGTAAATACCGAAGCCTTGCCATTTTCTCCTCACAAAGAGGATTTTTATCTGACAGTTTCCCGGTTAGTGAGTTACAAGCAAGTATCTTTGATTGTCAAAGCCTTTAATCATCTGCAAAAACCATTGGTAGTAATAGGTACTGGTCCACAGATGAAACATATTCGCCAAATAGCGAATCATAATATACAAATACTTGGATGGCAACCTGATGAGGTGGTAAAAAAATATATGGCTCAAGCCAAAGCGTTTGTATATGCAGCTTGTGAAGATTTTGGCATTGCCTTAGTGGAGGCACAAGCTTGTGGCACACCGGTGATTGCCTACGGTGCAGGGGGTGCCTTAGAAACGGTGCGCGATATTAGCACCTGTGTGGATACGGGGACTGGCATTTTCTTCAGGGTGCAAACTGAGGCGGCGTTAGTAGAGACAGTAGAAAAGTTTGAAATGTATCAGAGTGCCTTTAATCCAGAGTTGGTGCGGGATCACGCCCGCCAATTCTCAGCGCAAATGTTTGCTGCTCAGTATCTAGACTTTTTAGATCAGTGCAACAAACACAGGCCGTCTTTAGCGTGA